One uncultured Hyphomonas sp. genomic region harbors:
- the rodA gene encoding rod shape-determining protein RodA: protein MSRDGSFSGYSRGEARTRTARSLNFDGTSSGLLGKMARLPWGFILLIVAMALIGIAMLYSSTFTNPAEQHLWKLQLIRFIICFGIMIALAMLPLSWWMNLSWLAYAGTILLLLAVEFFGVMGGGAQRWLKIGPVAVQPSEFAKLAVTLALARYYHGMLGANGSRFFIHIGAAVIILIPAALVFLQPDLGTALAIVASGGVVVFLAGLSGRVILAGIGAAVAAVWPVYQFVLEPYQRGRVDTFLAQLFGSSGASTSLGESYQIEQAKIAIGAGGLNGKGWLQGIQSQQDYVPEQHTDFILTVIAEEFGFLGATAILVGFAILLGWSLYTAFQSASSFGRYAAAGATATVAFYVVFNVAMVLGLLPVVGMPLPLISYGGTAMLTAMSCFGLILSAYLHRDDKLNTTGLF, encoded by the coding sequence ATGAGCCGCGATGGCAGCTTCAGCGGCTACAGCCGGGGGGAAGCGCGCACGCGGACTGCCCGGTCGCTCAATTTTGACGGCACGTCGTCCGGCCTGCTGGGCAAGATGGCGCGGCTGCCCTGGGGCTTCATCCTGCTGATCGTCGCGATGGCGCTGATCGGCATCGCGATGCTCTACTCCTCGACCTTCACCAACCCGGCCGAACAGCATTTGTGGAAGCTTCAGCTGATCCGCTTCATCATCTGCTTCGGCATCATGATCGCGCTGGCAATGCTGCCATTGTCCTGGTGGATGAATTTGTCCTGGCTGGCTTATGCCGGAACCATATTGCTGTTGTTGGCAGTGGAGTTCTTTGGCGTCATGGGCGGCGGGGCACAGCGCTGGCTGAAGATTGGCCCGGTTGCCGTCCAGCCCTCGGAATTTGCCAAGCTTGCCGTGACGCTGGCGCTTGCACGCTATTATCACGGGATGCTGGGGGCGAACGGGTCCCGTTTCTTCATTCATATTGGCGCGGCGGTGATTATCCTGATCCCGGCCGCGCTCGTCTTCCTCCAGCCAGACCTGGGTACCGCGCTTGCGATTGTCGCGTCCGGCGGTGTGGTCGTTTTCCTGGCCGGCCTGTCGGGGCGGGTCATCCTGGCCGGGATCGGTGCGGCCGTGGCGGCGGTCTGGCCGGTCTACCAGTTCGTGCTGGAGCCCTATCAGCGCGGGCGCGTGGACACGTTCCTGGCGCAATTGTTCGGGTCCAGCGGCGCGTCGACCTCACTGGGTGAAAGCTACCAGATCGAGCAGGCAAAAATTGCCATCGGCGCCGGCGGTCTGAACGGGAAGGGCTGGCTGCAGGGCATCCAGTCCCAGCAGGACTATGTGCCGGAGCAACACACGGATTTCATTCTGACCGTGATTGCCGAGGAATTCGGCTTCCTTGGCGCGACGGCCATCCTGGTCGGCTTCGCCATCCTGCTCGGCTGGTCGCTCTACACGGCTTTCCAGTCTGCCAGCAGTTTCGGCCGTTATGCGGCAGCGGGGGCGACGGCGACGGTTGCCTTCTACGTCGTGTTCAACGTCGCCATGGTGCTTGGCCTGTTGCCAGTGGTGGGCATGCCATTGCCTCTTATCTCATACGGTGGCACAGCCATGCTCACAGCGATGTCGTGTTTCGGCCTGATCCTTTCGGCCTATCTGCATCGCGACGACAAACTCAATACAACGGGGTTGTTCTGA
- the mrdA gene encoding penicillin-binding protein 2, whose amino-acid sequence MSKSFNPDQEFSRRMLMAGVGGGVVWAGLVARLFQLQILEGKKYDKLANENHIKLELAPPQRGRILDRFGKPLASHRRAGRVTVIPEQLDDPAATIASIAKLIEISDSRVERVMEDIQRARLRRAAFLPVIVANELSYEDFARMNVHAVELPGVQVEMALTRSYPRGRDFAHVLGYVARASQDDLERLTEGKTVDEATTIERMFRHPDMRTGRQGMERFAEEWLRGKPGFKKLVTNAAGRVIDQIPDERLAPEAGKDLFVTIDMDLQRVAIERFEGESGAAVVVEIESGDVLAMVSTPAFDPNDFVNGISGTDYAALRDDSRAPLYPRAHGGVYPPGSTFKMVVATAALETGAIKPTDKVHCNGYYHFGNRTWHCWKKGGHGTVDLHGGIKGSCDVYFYEIARRAGAQAIADTAHKFGFGQAWSLGMTGARGGLVPDPEWKMRVRKEPWYEGETLNFGIGQGQLGVTPLQLALMTARIATEGHSLKPKLIGVGPQDPDDHVLDAPLDPEIMKMMKSGMYGVTSEWGGTARSSGDLGLGGPRLAGKTGTAQVRRITAAERATGVRKGQDIERELRDHALFVAYAPADNPKYAISVVVEHGEGGSRTAAPVARDILAHAIRTNSGRKPAWTKSASIDRSDKEGTPT is encoded by the coding sequence ATGAGCAAGAGCTTCAACCCCGACCAGGAATTCTCCCGGCGCATGCTGATGGCAGGTGTCGGCGGAGGCGTCGTGTGGGCTGGCCTCGTCGCGCGCCTGTTCCAGCTGCAGATCCTGGAAGGCAAGAAATACGACAAGCTGGCGAATGAGAACCACATCAAGCTGGAACTCGCTCCGCCGCAGCGGGGGCGGATTCTCGATCGTTTCGGCAAGCCACTCGCATCGCACCGCCGGGCCGGACGCGTCACCGTCATTCCGGAACAGCTCGACGACCCCGCCGCGACCATTGCCAGCATCGCCAAGCTGATCGAAATTTCGGATTCCCGGGTTGAGCGCGTGATGGAGGATATCCAGCGCGCCCGCCTGCGCCGTGCGGCGTTCCTGCCTGTCATCGTGGCGAACGAGCTTTCCTATGAAGACTTCGCCCGGATGAATGTCCACGCTGTGGAACTGCCGGGTGTCCAGGTGGAGATGGCCCTGACCCGGTCCTATCCGCGCGGCCGGGATTTTGCGCACGTTCTGGGCTATGTTGCCCGAGCCAGCCAGGACGATCTGGAACGCCTGACCGAAGGCAAGACAGTCGACGAAGCCACGACCATCGAGCGGATGTTCCGGCATCCTGACATGCGGACCGGGCGGCAGGGGATGGAGCGCTTCGCCGAAGAATGGCTGCGCGGAAAGCCGGGCTTCAAGAAGCTGGTCACCAATGCGGCCGGACGGGTCATCGATCAGATTCCGGATGAACGCCTCGCGCCGGAAGCCGGCAAGGACCTGTTCGTCACGATCGACATGGACCTGCAGCGGGTCGCGATTGAGCGGTTTGAAGGCGAAAGCGGCGCAGCCGTGGTCGTCGAGATCGAAAGCGGCGATGTCCTGGCCATGGTGTCGACGCCGGCCTTTGACCCCAATGATTTCGTCAACGGGATTTCCGGCACGGACTATGCCGCCCTGCGGGATGATTCCCGTGCGCCGCTCTATCCGCGTGCGCATGGCGGGGTCTATCCGCCAGGGTCGACCTTCAAGATGGTCGTCGCAACGGCGGCGCTGGAAACCGGCGCGATCAAGCCGACGGACAAGGTGCACTGCAACGGCTACTACCATTTCGGGAACCGCACGTGGCATTGCTGGAAAAAGGGCGGCCACGGAACGGTGGATCTGCACGGCGGCATCAAGGGCTCGTGCGACGTCTATTTCTATGAGATCGCGCGCCGGGCCGGGGCGCAGGCCATTGCAGATACGGCGCACAAATTCGGTTTCGGCCAGGCCTGGTCGCTCGGCATGACCGGTGCGCGCGGCGGCCTGGTGCCTGATCCGGAATGGAAGATGCGGGTCCGCAAGGAGCCCTGGTATGAGGGCGAAACGCTGAATTTCGGCATCGGGCAGGGCCAGCTCGGGGTCACGCCGCTGCAGCTGGCGCTGATGACCGCCCGGATCGCCACCGAAGGCCATTCGCTGAAACCCAAGCTGATCGGTGTCGGACCGCAGGATCCGGACGATCATGTGCTGGATGCGCCGCTCGACCCGGAAATCATGAAAATGATGAAGTCGGGCATGTATGGCGTGACGTCCGAATGGGGCGGCACGGCACGTAGCTCCGGCGATTTGGGGCTCGGCGGCCCGCGCCTCGCGGGCAAGACAGGCACGGCGCAGGTTCGCCGCATTACGGCCGCTGAACGTGCCACGGGTGTGCGAAAGGGGCAGGACATTGAGCGTGAGCTGCGTGACCACGCCCTGTTTGTTGCCTATGCCCCGGCCGACAATCCGAAATATGCGATTTCCGTCGTCGTTGAGCACGGGGAGGGCGGCTCGCGCACCGCCGCGCCGGTCGCCCGCGATATTCTCGCACACGCCATCCGCACCAATAGCGGCCGCAAGCCGGCATGGACGAAGAGCGCGTCCATCGACCGGTCCGATAAAGAAGGCACGCCGACATGA
- the mreC gene encoding rod shape-determining protein MreC, whose translation MARSGRSAQKGVRRSPKRLVLGVLIFGFAALIIAQSAPQISQFFNPVRASVGDRLGGGEQIGLWARLTGRAAQEQRIRELEAEVRDLSRYKAAAISMADRLEAYEEILNLLGEPPARGVTARVTSESEGPFAQTLLANAGRSQGVEPGSVAMNEGGLVGRVIQLGERSSRILLVTDFNSRVPVIGEVSGVHAIMQGGSTSSGTLTDLPERSDFIEGERILTSSEGGAYPRGLVVGDVQKSGNDWRVKYAMSDGSSGYVQLIPPPTVERPISAGDLPALEDGTSASPTQGARR comes from the coding sequence ATGGCACGTTCGGGCCGGTCAGCTCAGAAAGGCGTCCGGCGCTCTCCCAAGCGCCTCGTCCTTGGTGTGCTCATTTTCGGGTTCGCGGCGCTCATCATTGCCCAATCCGCCCCGCAAATCAGCCAGTTTTTCAACCCCGTCCGCGCGTCCGTGGGGGACCGCCTCGGCGGCGGGGAACAGATCGGCCTGTGGGCCCGGCTGACAGGCCGCGCGGCGCAGGAACAGCGCATCCGCGAACTGGAAGCTGAGGTGCGCGACCTCTCCCGATACAAGGCCGCAGCCATATCCATGGCCGACCGTCTGGAAGCCTATGAGGAAATCCTCAATCTGCTCGGCGAACCGCCGGCGCGCGGTGTCACGGCGCGGGTGACTTCCGAGAGTGAAGGCCCGTTCGCGCAGACGCTTCTGGCCAATGCCGGCCGCTCTCAGGGGGTTGAGCCGGGGTCTGTTGCAATGAATGAAGGCGGCCTCGTCGGCCGGGTGATCCAGCTCGGCGAACGCTCTTCGCGCATCCTGCTGGTCACCGACTTCAACAGCCGCGTACCGGTGATCGGGGAAGTCTCCGGCGTGCACGCCATCATGCAGGGCGGTTCGACGAGTTCTGGCACGCTGACGGACCTGCCGGAACGCAGCGACTTTATTGAAGGCGAGCGGATCCTGACCTCCTCGGAAGGCGGTGCCTATCCGCGTGGCCTTGTGGTGGGCGACGTTCAGAAGTCCGGCAATGACTGGCGCGTCAAATATGCCATGAGCGATGGCTCTTCCGGCTATGTCCAGCTGATCCCGCCACCGACCGTCGAACGGCCGATATCCGCCGGAGACCTGCCTGCGCTTGAAGACGGCACATCTGCCAGCCCGACGCAGGGGGCGCGCCGCTGA
- a CDS encoding rod shape-determining protein, with amino-acid sequence MIGSLLGMLSTDMAIDLGTANTLVYVKGQGVKLDEPSVVAYMTQGGRKIVYAVGEQAKNMLGKTPVNMEAIRPMRDGVIADFEVAEEMIKHFIRKVHNRRAFVSPLIIICVPSSATSVERRAIHQSALAAGAREVHLIEEPMAAAIGAGLPIDDPAGSMVVDIGGGTSEVAVLSLGGIVYSRSVRVGGDKMDQAIVNYLRREQKILIGEMSAERIKKEIGTAQPPENGTGMSLTVRGRGTLDGVPKETEINEAMIADALSEPVNDIIDAVKIALEAMPPELAADIVDRGIVLTGGGALLRNLDAVIREQAQLPVMIADDPLRCVVNGCGHVLENFSKMRNVLSPEV; translated from the coding sequence ATGATTGGTAGCCTCCTCGGCATGCTGTCTACGGACATGGCGATCGACCTCGGAACGGCCAACACGCTGGTCTATGTGAAGGGGCAGGGGGTCAAGCTCGATGAGCCCTCCGTCGTCGCTTACATGACCCAGGGCGGCCGCAAGATCGTCTATGCGGTCGGCGAGCAGGCCAAGAACATGCTCGGCAAGACTCCGGTGAACATGGAAGCCATCCGCCCGATGCGCGATGGCGTGATCGCCGACTTCGAAGTCGCCGAGGAAATGATCAAGCACTTCATCCGGAAGGTTCATAACCGCCGGGCGTTCGTGTCTCCCCTCATCATCATCTGCGTGCCCAGCTCCGCCACCAGCGTTGAGCGCCGCGCCATTCACCAGTCGGCCCTCGCGGCCGGAGCGCGTGAAGTGCACCTGATCGAAGAGCCCATGGCCGCAGCCATCGGCGCCGGCCTGCCGATTGACGACCCGGCAGGCTCCATGGTGGTCGATATCGGCGGCGGTACGTCCGAGGTGGCTGTCCTGTCGCTCGGCGGGATTGTCTATTCGCGTTCGGTCCGCGTTGGCGGCGACAAGATGGACCAGGCGATCGTCAACTATCTGCGCCGCGAGCAGAAGATCCTGATCGGCGAAATGTCGGCTGAGCGGATCAAGAAGGAAATCGGCACGGCCCAGCCGCCGGAAAACGGCACCGGCATGTCGCTGACCGTGCGCGGCCGGGGCACGCTGGATGGCGTGCCGAAGGAAACCGAGATCAACGAAGCAATGATCGCTGATGCGCTGTCCGAGCCGGTCAACGACATCATCGACGCTGTGAAGATCGCGCTGGAAGCCATGCCGCCGGAACTGGCTGCCGACATTGTCGACCGCGGCATCGTTCTGACGGGCGGCGGCGCATTGCTGCGCAATCTCGACGCTGTGATCCGCGAGCAGGCCCAACTGCCAGTGATGATCGCCGACGACCCGCTGCGCTGCGTGGTCAATGGCTGCGGTCATGTGCTTGAGAACTTCTCCAAGATGCGAAACGTCCTCTCTCCGGAGGTCTAA